The DNA region CTTCGTGGCCATGTCCGACAGCCTGCAAAGTTCTAACGTGGTGGCTGCTTTGGACCCGCGTGTAGATGTAGAGCATGACGTCTCTTTCGAGCCCGTCGAAGAAGCGGAGCCGCCTGTGGAAGAAGACGACCCCGACGCGGCGCCGGTGGCTGTTGACGCGGGCCTAGCGGGGGATGAGGATGACGATGGCGGTAATGGCCAGGGCGATACCCGCCGCGTTGATCCAGGATAGCTTTTCGCGGAAGAAGCCGGCGCCCACCAAGGTGCCTAGCGAAATCACGCCGATGTTCATGGCCGAGAATACCAGCGTGGGGTTCTCTGGAAACACCTGGTGGGCCCGTATATAAAAATAGATATTGCTGAAGTTCAGCAGGCCCAGTACCACGCCTGCCACGACATTACGCCTGGTCCATACGCTGCGTCGGGCAATCAGGTAGGTAAAGATAACGATCCCGGCCAGCACGAAGGACACCAGCAAGCTGTTGGTGAAGCCAGCACCGCTTTTGGCCAGTTGCTTGAACAGAATGTCTATGGTGCCGTAACCCAGCCAGACCGCCAGCAGGAACCCCACTGTCTTGCCGGTAGTAGCGCCTGCCTCCTGCGGGCGCGGACGGTAGAGCAGGCCGCCCAGTGCCACCAGGGCAACGGCGATGCCGGCCAGTTTGCTGCCTGATACCGTCTCGCTAAACAGCACAAAGGCTGCAATCAGCGGCAGAAACAACGACAGGCGTTGTGCGGCATCGCTCAGGACGATGCCGGCATGCCGTACTGCACCGGCCATCGCCAGGAAGATGGTGGGCAGCAGCACTCCCAAGGCAATCAGCACGCCCCACGGCGTGCCGGGGGCGAGCAGGGCGGACGGCTGTGGCTGCAGAATAGCGACGCATAGCGCGGCAGCGACCACATAATTGACGGCAATGGCCTGGTCAACCTGAATTTGCTGGCGGCGTGCGATTTTAAGCAGGATCGATACGGCGACACTGCAGGCAATACTGATCACTAGGGTATACATGGCAGGTTCAAGGTCCGGTAGGAGAAGGAAGTCGTACTAGTGAGTCAGGCCCAGGGTGTCGAACAGCATGCGGTCATGCTCGACTTGCGGGTTGCCGGTGGTCAGTAAATGATCGCCATAGAAGACGGAGTTGGCGCCCGCCATGAAGCACAAGGCCTGCGTCTCGTCACTCATGCTTTCGCGTCCGGCGGACAAGCGGACAACCGATTTAGGCATCACGATACGAGCGACGGCCACGGTGCGCACGAACTCAAACGTCGGGATATCGGCTTCGTTTTCCAGGGGTGTGCCGGCGACCTTCACGAGATTGTTGATGGGTACCGACTCGGGCTGGGGCGACAGGCCGGCCAACTG from Pollutimonas thiosulfatoxidans includes:
- a CDS encoding EamA/RhaT family transporter translates to MYTLVISIACSVAVSILLKIARRQQIQVDQAIAVNYVVAAALCVAILQPQPSALLAPGTPWGVLIALGVLLPTIFLAMAGAVRHAGIVLSDAAQRLSLFLPLIAAFVLFSETVSGSKLAGIAVALVALGGLLYRPRPQEAGATTGKTVGFLLAVWLGYGTIDILFKQLAKSGAGFTNSLLVSFVLAGIVIFTYLIARRSVWTRRNVVAGVVLGLLNFSNIYFYIRAHQVFPENPTLVFSAMNIGVISLGTLVGAGFFREKLSWINAAGIALAITAIVILIPR